The sequence below is a genomic window from Ailuropoda melanoleuca isolate Jingjing unplaced genomic scaffold, ASM200744v2 unplaced-scaffold38894, whole genome shotgun sequence.
CTGCCTTCAATGTGATCAATGGTGGATCTCATGCAGGGAACAAGTTGGCCATGCAAGAGTTCATGATCCTGCCGGTAGGAGCAAGTACCTTCAAGGAAGCAATGCGCATCGGGACAGAGGTTTATCACAACTTGAAGAGCGTGATCAAGGCAAAGTATGGCCAGGATGCCACCAATGTGGGAGATGAAGGAGGCTTTGCCCCCAACATCCTGGAGAACAAAGAAGCTTTGGAACTGTTGAAGACCGCTATAAGCAATGCTGGCTATACAGACAAGATAATCATTGGCATGGATGTGGCTGCCTCAGAGTTTTACCGTGCTGGAAAGTATGATCTGGACTTCAAGTCAAAGGACAACCCCTGCCGTTACATCTCCCCTGATGAGCTTGCTGACCTGTACAAGAGCTTTGTTAAGGACTACCCAGTTGTCTCGATTGAAGACCCCTTTGACCAGGACGACTGGCCAGCCTGGTCCAAGTTCACTGCCA
It includes:
- the LOC117798959 gene encoding enolase-like — protein: FNVINGGSHAGNKLAMQEFMILPVGASTFKEAMRIGTEVYHNLKSVIKAKYGQDATNVGDEGGFAPNILENKEALELLKTAISNAGYTDKIIIGMDVAASEFYRAGKYDLDFKSKDNPCRYISPDELADLYKSFVKDYPVVSIEDPFDQDDWPAWSKFTASVDIQVVGDDLTVTNPKRIAK